The genomic region GGTGCTCAACACATGGCAGCCCTTGTGATGATGATGTCAATGTAGGAAGCCCTCCTAGAAGGTGTCAGTTTGGAAGctgaagaggagggaggagttCTAAGGGGTAGCCCAGTTTAGGGTCAAGGCAACAGTGAAGTCTCTGATTATTTTGCAACAAGTTGCAAAGAATCATAGTGTCTATATTGAGAATTACATAAAAGCCATTTTCCCATGTCTGGCCAAGCCATTTTCCCACTATAGGGCCTCATCAGTAATGCAATCTATCAATCAGCAAACACTTATTGATCTCCTACATACTTTCTAGAGGTGTGGGGACTATGTTTCAGTGAAAATAATTTCCTCTTTCAAATCTTAACTCTTATTGCCCATCTgtgaatagaattttaaaatagctaacatTGACTGCCTGACATGTACAAGTCACTGACAGGTTGTTTACATGTGTCGTTTCTAATTGTCACAAAAACTTTGTAAGGTAGGAACTTtcattcacattttacagatagggcATGAGGTTAATTAACTTGCCTCAAGTCAATTCACTTGCAAGCTTGGATTTTAATCAGACTGTCCAACCCCAAAGCCTGTCATAAGTTCATGAATGCTTTTCTTCTGTATAGACTTCAGCAAGTCAAATTACACCATCCCAAAGTAAAAAGTCCACTTTGACATGTAAAGAACCCACCAATATTCTCTCCACCTGACCACCACATGATAGGTTGGACACCAGCCATGTGCAACCTACCATGCTAGCCAGGGTCACCAAGGCACTGGTCAGGACAGTCTTTCAGGGACAGAACACATGGGTGTGCATGGAATTTATAGATGACAAGAGCCGCTCCATCATCTGCAATGTAAAAGGTCTTCACCCTGTTGGAGAAAGAgcaagaggccaggagtttgtgctGAGCTTAGCTGCTTGCTGGATCTTAGATGCTGGAGTTGACCACTTGGCCCACAGAAATGATTTGCCACAAtcttctctttcactttttttttttttttttttttttttttttgagacggagtctcactctgttgctcaggctggagtgcagtggcacgatcaaggctcactacaacctctgcctcccaggttcaggcgattctcctgcctcagcctcccaagtagctgggattacaggcgcccaccaccatgcctggctaatttttgtatgtttagtagagacggggtttcaccatgttgatcaggctggtctcaaactcctgacctcaggtgctccaccggcttcggcctcccaaagtactgggattacaggcatgagccactgtattttgtttttgctcaCCAAATGGATAATCAAGATGCAcctttaaataatacatttgtgttgcatgttaaaaaaaaaaacccacccttAGAATGGTCAGATCTGCCTTGAAGCATCAACTTGTGTTGATGAAAATACTTTTAAACCTTGTGAATTCCATTGTGGCATCAAGGAGGAACACCCATCATTATCAAGGTATTCTCCTAATCAATCTCAATGGCTTCTCTGTCTGGAGATCAGAACTCCCCAGAGTTGAACATGGGCCCGCTCACCGTCACAGAGCCTCAGCTGTAGAAACCTCGTCTGCTAATGTAGAAACTTCAGGTTTGGTTTCTGGCTCAAAACTGTGGAAAGTCGTTAGTCCACATACAAGGGAGGACATCCTAGAGTCCAAGAAGACACCAACCGGCCCCATTCAGCAGCATAGTACAGTAGTTACATGTGTACCCTTTGGATTTGAGGCCAGATCTGCCACTTCCCATCAGTCATGTCACTCTGCTTCTCCAAGCCAGTgtcctcatctagaaaatgagGATAATTGCCGCCTGCCTTCTATGGCAGTTGCAAAGGTTGAAATGAGATGACATATGCAAAATGCCCAGCATATGACTTGCACTAGTCACAAAAGTTAGTTGTTTAATCCAGTTGTTTTTGTTAAATATGTCAGGGCAGTAATTACCTTTAAGAGTCTACCCTACCCTTTTCAAAATCTCATTAGCTTAGTGAAGCTCAcagtgcctgctatgtgccaggcattttgctGGTCACTGAGGAGCACAAAGATGAATCAGGCAGAGCCATCCCTTCGAGTAACTTCTATTTTAATGTGGAGAACAGTCACTGAAACTAgtcattttaatataatatggCACATGATAAAAAGGGATAGACAAAGTCCCATGGGAGTCCAGACAGATGGTCAGTGCCATGGAGGGTCTAGGAAGGCTTTCAGGAGGCAGTGCCTGGGTAATCCTCAGTGATAAGTGAGGCAGGGCAAGCGGGTGAAGGCAGGATGAGCATTCCTGGCAGAGAACAGAGCATCAAAGGCACAGAGGCGTGAGAAAGCCAGGTTGATACCAGAACTGCAGGCACCTTGTGGGCCATTTGCACAGGTCTTGAAAGTCTCCACATAAGGCCACACTGTTTCCTTGGCTTTTTTCCTATGTCTTCATCCAGAATAAAAGggcatttccattttaaaataaacaaacttcagccaggcatggtggctcatgcctgtaatcctagcgctttgggaggccgaggcgggcggattgcctgactcaggagttcaagaccagcctgggcaacatggtgaaagcccatctctactaaaatacaaaaaaaaaaaaaaagttagccaggcgtggcagtgtgcacctgtagtcccagctactcgggaggctgaggcaggagaatcactggaacccaggaggcagaggttgcagtgagctgagatcatgccactgcactccagcctggcagcagagtgagactccatctcattaaaaaaaaaaaaaaaaaaaaaaaaaacttctacaaATACACACTTCCCTCAAATCCAGAAGGGTCTTTATCCAGTTCAGCTATAACCCATATCACTGTAACTAAAGATCTTCTCCCAAGGAGAGAAGTGAATGAGATGACCTCTTGTTTGGCACAGCCTTCTCTGCAGTGGCACTGTGGACATTTGAGGCTGGCTGTTTCTATGTTGAAGGGGGCTGGCTTGTGTGATGTGGGATGTTTAGTAGCAACCTGTCCTCTACtctctagatgccagtagcactcccccacttgtgacaaccaaaaatgtcaccAGACATTGCTATATGTTCCCTGGGGAGCAAAATTGCCCCCACTGAGAGTCACAGCATTAGTTCCACCTACAGTCACCTTCTCCTGCCACCGTCTTCTCCAGTGGTTGACGGAGCTGTCACCATTCAGTCTCATCACCACAGATTCCAAAAGTATCAGATTGTCCCAGCACACCTCCATCAATGGTTCCCTAGGAGAGCCAAGTCACCTTCagccttcacttcagcctgggctggAAGTGTTGATGGGGATTAGCTCTATCTTAGGCACAACAGAGATGTGCATTAGTCAGTGTGTGTGCCAGAAGGGCTTGTGAAGGATGTAGTGAAGATTCAGATAAAATGTGtgaagaagcattttcagaactTATGTGAGTTTTTCTCGGTCATCCCAAGATTACCTCAAGGTGCCCacattttttgtctttgtctttgtctttgcaTAGAGGGAGAATGCACCTGGGCTGAAGTGCTGAGAGGGCAGAGAGAAGGGGCAGTCCAAATCCCAGAAAGTGAGGTCTCTGAGGCTTGGCTAACAAACACTCCACCCAGTTCTAGGCAAAACAGAGAAGAGTCATGTAGAGATTTACCTGCAAATTACACAAAACTTTATATGCAAACCTTGATCATCAGCAGTCAAGTCTAGATTATCCATAGGCAAGCGCTGAACTACTTTCAAATTCTTGTGGAAAACAATCCCCTGATTTCCTTAACTGAGCCTTTAGTAGGTATGACACTGTTACCATTGATACTTGCTCTGACATGTAGCCTGTATTCTCACAAAGATATAGAAGGAAAACCTGAAATCTAAAAACACAACTTGGTCTTCCTAATGGGAAGTGAACCAGTGAGTCCGCAAGCTCTTAGAACAGGAAAACACTCTTTTGAGCATTTCTTctggggaagacagtgtggggGTGGTTGGAggggatagatgatagatagatagatagatagatagatagatagatagatagatagatagatagaggcgTAGGGTAGAAGTTGGTTCCTCTGTTTCATTGCAAGTGGATATACCTCTCCACACCCAGGAAAGAGAGATGTGGAAGAGAGAGCAAAGAAATTCTTGACCATTGGTCAAAGACCCCAAATCCCAGTTTAGGATCCAGGCTCACAAGTAGGCATTATTCAAGAATCACTGTGAGCTCTTTATGGGCGAAAGTATGCCTTAGAGGACAGGAAAAGCATGGACAACACAGGACTCACTGACTACCTACTAGAAGAATGAAAAGTCTAGTCAAGTACAAGAAAGCAAACTCAAGCCCAGTGACTTAAGAGCACTTGAAAAGTCAACATAGAATTGTGCAAAAAACCATGGAAATGCTAAggcaaaggaaaagaaggagcaCTCAGAAGCAGGTGAAGTTCCCTGCAAGGGGTTTTCAGCCTGGATTAGAAATAGTCAGGGCTTGgcagggcacgatggctcatgcttgtaatcccagcactttgcgaggcggaggtgagcagatcacctgaggtcaggagtcagaaaccaccctggccaacatgcccgtctctcctaaaaatgcaaaaattaactgggcttggtggcttgcacctgtaatctcagctactcaggaggttgaggcacaagaatcacttgagcctgggaggcagaggttgcagtgagccaagatagtgccactgcactacagcctgagtgacagagggagactccgtctcaaaaaataaagaaagaaagaaacagtcaGTGCTGGGCTGAGAATATCCAGCCAAGCATTCAGTTAACGACTTGGGTCCTAGGTCCTGGCACCAAGGTTACCTGCCCTGGCCATTCCTCTGGAACAATGACACCTCCAAGAAATAGcttctccaccccactcctcctgTGCCAGGCTGTCCTTTAAGAAGCTGCATGGAGCCCCACCCCACCACCTCACCACTAGTGGTTACTTAGGTATCAGGGGCTCCTGTAAACCCCACAGGAGAAACAGGCGCCAGTGAGCACAGGTCCAGGGAGGAACAGCAAAGGACAGAGGTCACAGTCTGAACGTGAGACTTGAAACCAGTGTGCATAGTCCCCAGGAGGCCAGGCCTGCTCTGGGCTTTCCTTGGAGCCAATTTAGAACCCCCGTGACTGCTCAGGTGGGGGCACTCTGAAGAACGTGGCCCAGGCTCCACCATCTGGTCAATTGTGCTCCTGTCCCTGACTCTATATTCCAGTCCGCTTTGGTTCTCAGCATGGGCCCTCTTCTCCACCCTCTCTCTGGAAAAACTCATTAGTTTCCATGGCTTTAAAATCCACCCTTAAGCTGATGATGTCCAGATGCACGTGTCTAGCCCTGACGGGGCCCCCTTCTGAATCTCAGGCTCGCATCTCACCTGGACATCTCATGTGGCTATCTCGTGAGCAGCTCCTGCTTTTCTAAAGCACAGCTGAAGTTTCTCTCCACACCTATCCCGCCCTCCCACCCCTCCACTCACCTCAGTAAATGGCACCACCAACCACCCAAGTGCTCATACTGGGAAACTGAGCATCCTGGTTGAATCTCCCCTTTCCCTTAAACTCCCCACCTCCATTCAATCCATTAACCAGTCCTGGCATTCATCCAACTCAGCCCCtagtttcatttctttatatacttCCCAcagcttaaaattattttgttcatttggttTGCTTACTTTTTTTGTTGACTCCCTTACTAAAATGAGGGTGGGGTCAACATCTGATTTCTTGCTCACCAATTCATCTCCAGAATTTAGCCCAgttccagacagaaaataaacacttAATGAATACTGGTTGAATGAGTGAAGGAAGGAATTCATTGATAAAGGCTTTGCCCAGGGTGAAGCAGCTGCCCCATGACTGGCCTGGCACAGTCCCATAGGGCGAGCCCCCTAAACTGGGTTGGGCACTGAGCCTCCCCACCTGTGTCTCCGACTCCTTTCCACAGAAGGATACCAACCAGAAAAGGTACCTTCCTACCCAAACGTGAAGCAACAGCTCCTAAATCCCACCACCTTCAAAAAGTGGATCCAGTAGCTGGATTTCCACGCTGAATCTCTTCAACCCCCAGTTGCAGGTTTTCTTTATCTAACTGCcattccttatctctaaaataaattcaATCTTGCCCAAGGATGGAAATACTGCttccctggcctggcctggcctgactACACGTTTCTATTCCACAGCCTGTGTGTTCTCTCCGGGTGCCCAGGCAGTGTGATATGCCTGGAAGGCATCGTCAAAGACCGTGTGGGGAAGTGGAAGGAGCTCCGGACTTGGGATGCAGGGCTTCATTCCTAGCTCAGGCTTTCACATGCTATTAAGACCCTAGAGGAGTTATCCgtcctctctaagcctcagtcttTTCATCTGGAAGCAAAGGCCTTGGACTCCTTGCTTCTGAGTCCTTTCCAGCAGTGACCTTCTGGACAGCACTCCCATGGCCAACTAACACATTATCAGAGCTTCTTGGTGCAGGGCGGAGGCCAGGATGACAAGAACTCTCATGGCTGGTGCACATATTTTCAGGCCCCAAGTGCATGCATAGTGCTTAGGTGCAGTAATGGGGGCCTCTGCAGGAAATGCTGGATTCAAGGAAGCTAACAGATTTTCCTTGCTACTGAACTTCTGAGAAATTCTAATATGTGctccaaaaagaaaagatgtaatGGGCGTGGAGTCTTTTATTGCAGAGTGTCTCAATGGAATGATGTTCCTGGGTCAGACTTTGAAATAGGCTGCTCTGGGGCCTATTTCCATCCCTGGGCTTCCAGCAGCCCGCACTTTCCAGGAGCACCTTGATGGGGGAAAAGCTTTCACGATGTCAGCTGGAGTGAGGATCAACACCAAGGGAAGAAACCCTCTGTCCCCAAGGCCCTCTTAGTTCCCCCACATGAGAGAAGACAGGGAGGAGATAGATGTCTGCATGGCCCAGCCTTCACCACTAAGGACGGTGAGGGTACACAGGGTACACAGCATCCGGGAGCAGGACCTCTCCCTCCTCACAGTGCTCACAGAATAATGAACAACCGGATCCGCACCATGGACGGAGAAGACGAACTGCCTTTGTTTCAGAGGAAGAGTTCTCCAGCTGCCCTGTGGATCACAGAGCCCACatgggagaggcagaggcagggaggccaggcaggtgACCAGGGAGCTCAGTGCCCTGAGGAGAAGGACATGGAGCGAATACTCAGGGGCCCGGAGTGAAACACAGTGCACTTTATTTGCGACAGACCAGAGGGGCAGAGGGGGCTGTGTGCTATATACATCAGAGCTGTAGTGAGCATCCCACCCAGGGACGGGACCCCGGGGCAGCAGAAGGTGGCGGCCTAGGCCACACCTGGACAATTACAGGCACAGGCTGGAGCCAGAAAGGGGAGCCTGAAATTCTCGTGGCTGAGCTTGGCCGGGGATCTGGAAGGAGCAGCAAGAGGCCACAAGCCTTCTAGGGCAGAGCCGCGTTCTTGAGGAGCATGGGGTGGCGCTGGGGGTGTTGCCAATATGTGGGCGTGGGGAGCGGAGGGGAGGCGCTGGAGTGGCTGCGATGCTGATGCGTGCTCTTTATCTGGAGTAGCGCTGGGAGGACTGGGAGGACTGGGAGAACTTGATGCTGCCGCCCCGGTTGCTGGCCGAGCTGAAGCCCCCGCCACTGACTCCATAGCGGGCGCCAGAGATGGAGCCAAAGCCACTGCCACCGCTGAAaccgctgctgctgccgccgccaaATCCACCGCCAATTCCACCGCCGATTCCACCGCCGATTCCACCGCCGCCTCCCCGGCCAAAGCCACTGCCTGAGCCACCGCCCGCACCGAAGCCACCTCCTAAGCCACCGCCCAAGCCTCCGCCGTAACCTCCTCCATAGCCACCTGCGGAGGCGGAAGTCGTGCTGCTGCTGACCACGGCTGTGGGGGAGAGGACAGGACAGCGATCAGCGACGGCGCCCCGGCCAGCTGCTATGTTATCATCAATGATCCACCGGGCCCACGACTATCCAGAGCTGATCAAGGCAGCTTTGCACAGGATGGTCACCACGAGCCGTTCCAAGGCCACTAGCTACTCACTCCCCTGCCGTTAAGCCATTATGAATTAGCCAGTGGTTCCTCCCACAGTACAATCTTGATGACCCCCTTGGAGAGGATCTAGCCTCTGAATTTATCCTCCCATCAAGAGGCCCCCTGTTGGATATTTCACATTGGCCATAGAAGCCTATTAAAAGTGCTCTGAACCCAGAACAATTACAAAAGCCAAttgcttccctctcctctcccagaAAACCCCTCCAACTtccataaaaatatgtttaagttaGTTGCTACCACCCTGGATTAGTGCAGATATTTCAGAATTAACTCTCATTTTCTTAGCTACTTTCGGTACTTACAGATGCTGACAGCACTCGGACACTCTCCAGACATCCTGTttgagaaagcaagagaaagtgGGCCCTGTCACAAAGCACATCACCAACAAGTCCATGGACCAAGGGCATGAATAGCAACCAGAGCTGAACAGAGAAGCCTGGCAAATCAGGTAAGCTTTCTCCACCCCTCTTTGGGCCGTAGCAAGGAGAGCCTGTGGGCACTGGTTGCATACGTGCTTTGGCCGCCTGGGAGGGAGTGGGCTGGTAGAGGCAAATGCTTCACCACAAGGCCTCTCTTTATACAGCAGGGCTCCATCCCCAGTTACTTGGTCACTTATCTGGCCCTCGGCCTATGACTTGAGCCAGGGGGTGTGGGAAGACGGGACTGGAGGCTCACCTGTACTCCTCGCCCTCCAGCAGCTTGCAGTAGGTGGCAATCTCCACGTCCAGGGCCAGCTTGACATTCATCAGCTCCTGGTAGTCACGTAGCAGCCGTGCCAGGTCATCCTTCGCCTGCTGTAGAGCAGCCTGCAGCTCTTGGAGCTTGGCATTGGCATCCTTGAGGGCCATCTCCCCATGCTGCTCAGCCTCGGCAATGGCCGTCTGCAGGTTGGCATTCTGGGGCAAGGGAGGTAGGAGGAATGAGCTCAGTAAGAGGGCCCCAGGCCCTTCCTGACATGCAATGGATTATCCCATCTTAAAGTCAGGGAACATTCCTCCTCCCCTTGTGCCTCCATCTTGTCTCCATTTGTGGAGATAGTGCCCTGTGGGTTAGCCAGCCTGAGATGACCTCCAGACGTCTATTCCAGGGGAGGAGTCCTGAGATCCTAGCCCCCACCCCTCAGCAGTCATCTGAGGTGCCAGCATCCATGACATTCCCACCTGCTTCTTGACACTCTCGATCTCTGCCCGCAGCCTCTGGATCATTCTGTTGAGCTCTATGATCTCACTCTTGGTATTTCTTAGGTCATCCCCATGCCTGCCAGCCGTGGTCTGCAGCTCCCCCAACTGCAGAACAGAAGGGAAGATGGGGTATTCCTGCAGTTTTGCTTGACTTGTTTCTACACCTCCAACATCACCCACCAAACCTTCAGAAGCTCAGTAAGGCATTTGCTAAAATGATACTGCATTGTGTTTCAGCAGGGAAACCCCCAAGGCAACAGGAAAGAGAACAACTGGGTTGTTGTGGTAGATTTTCCTGCCCTGTAGTTCCTGAGCAAGTTGGAGTCAGTCCCACATAGCAGGCAACCACCTCCCCCAGGGGCAAAACTTTCTGCAACTGAACCACCATTAGAAGGATGACTTCAAAGGGTAAAACCAAAAGGCATTCACCCAGTGACCACTGGGGACTCACTACCCAGCTGTCCAATAGGCCACGGCCTCTCTGAAACCTCCAGTGGATCCTGTAAGAGGTGACTAGCACCCACCTTGGTCTGGTACAGGGCCTCAGCTTCGGCCTTGCTTCTCTGAGTGATATCCTCATACTGTGCACGAACTTCAGCGATGATGCTGTCCAGGTCCAGGGAGCGATTATTGTCCATGGACAGCACCACAGATGTGTCACTGATGTGGCTCTGCATCTGAGACAGCTCCTGTCAACACAGAGGGAGCTTGTTCACTTTTGGGGTCCCTGTAACAAGCACACAGGGCCCTGAAAGACTCTTGATCAATAGTCTCATTCACTGATAACTTGCTCCACATGTGTATCAGCCACACCCTGTCCGCAGCCACTCAGAGAACCCCATGTCTGCAGCTTATCCTGTGGAATCCCTTCCAAGGGTCCTCATCTCCAGGCTCATCTCAGATGTCTTCTGGGGCCTATATACCAAAATGCACCAGCCTCAAATCTGGAAACATCTCACTCTCCCTCTGTCCCTTCTTAGTAGGTAACATCCTCACAGCATCGTAGAGGGTCCTTAAGAAGTCGATCTCATCTATCAAGGCATCCACTTTGGCCTGAAGCTCCACCTTGTTCATATAGGCACTGTCCACATCCTGAGAAAAGAGGAGGATAAAGGCCTTATTCTCCCAATGAACAAACAGCAAACCACAACTGCAGCAAGAAAGAGCAGAGGGGACTGGTGCAGTGATGGTCCTTGTCTAAGACCAGTCTCCACTTGAACGGGCAATTTGTATCTCATTAGGATGGTCTAAGTTTAATCCTACTAAAAAACTAAAGACTGATGAACTAACTCTTTTAGGGATCTTCCAGACTAAGGTGCACCTGACTTCTGTTTATTGCTCCAAAGGCCTGAACTTGGTAGCTCTGTGGCAGTGGACTGAGGAGATTCCCCCAACCCAGCCAGAAACCTGCAGCTACAAGCCTCAGAAACCTCACACACAGCCCTTACCTTCTTCAGAGTCACAAATTCATTCTCAGCAGCTGTACGTTTATTGATTTCATCCTCATATCTGTGTGAGTAAAAAAGAAACAGCTGAGTTTGGTTTTGAGATCATCGTAAACACCATTGTTCCCTGGAACTCTGAAAGTtcatctcttccctccctctatcCCTATCCCGCCCCTCTCAGATGAGCACATCCTCTTTGCTATCTCCCTGTTAGTTAGGGGACCAACATGTCAATTTGCCCAGGCAAACTGTCTAGTTTTAGCACTAAAATTCTGCATCCCAGGAAAcccctcagtcccaggcaaacGTCTGGTTGGTTGATCACCATACCATGAGTGGTCCCAGAATTTTTCACATGCCAGAACCAGGATCTTCCCCAATCTGGCTCATGAGGAAATTCTTCCCCAACTCTAaactcatccatttttttttttttttttagacatagtctctctctgtcacccaggctggagtgcagtggtgcaatcttggctcactgcaacctccatctccagggttcaagcaactctgattcctcagccacccgagtatcttggattacaggtgtgtgccaccacacccagctaatttttgtatttttaatagagatgatatttcaccatgttggccaggctggtcttgaactcctgacctcaaaagatctgcccgccttagcctcccagagtgctgggattacaggcatgagccgccaagCCCAGCCTAAACTCATCCGCTTGCCACAATTTTATTTGCAAAGCACCATGCTTGGAGAAGGAAGGTGAGGGGGAACTGAATGAACCAAGCTGTCCTTCATGAAGGTAAGGAGAGGGAAACGGGCCAGGTGACACCACTGCCCAGCAGTCAGGGGGCATGTAGAAGGAGCCAAGACTCTGAGACAGGGCGGGCCATGGCATCTTCCCACTCCTGCCCTGTCACTCACTTCTTCTTGAAGTCCTCCACCAGGTCCTCCATGTTCTTCAGCTCAGAGTCCAGGTGCCCTCTCTCCCCGAGGATGTTGTCCAGGTAGCTCCGCAGGTAGTTGATGTGATTCTCAAAAAGAGGCTCAAGGTTGTTTGTGCCTGAGATGGAACTTGTGCCCTGCTGCTGGAGCAGGTTCCACTTGGTCTCCAGGACTTTGTTCTGTTGCTCCAGGAACCGCACCTGCAATGGTTGCAGGAAGCAACATCAGGCAACACTTGTAGCAGAGGAGCAGAGGGGCCTTCACTCAGGTAGGACTAGATGTCTATCTCCTGGGCCCCCAGCACAAAGGCCTAGAAAGGATGCAAAGATAGGCTCCTACTGTAGTCAGAGAGATTATGGTCAGATGGGTGATCAGTCAGGACACTACACTTGCAGCGTGGTTTGGAAAGTTACAAAGGAAGGGGAAGTAGCTCCTACCTGAAAGCAATAGAATTATTGCTTGTTGTTCCTGGGAACTTCATGAACCTATCTTAACTTCCAAAACTATAGTACACTCTACAAAAATGCACATAAACCTCAGCAGCTCCATTTCCACCCACGACTCTACTGACATGCTAGCTCTTCAAAAACAGTGAAGTGATGCTGGGAAGCTGGAAAGCGACACTGGCTGGCATGCCATAGTTAGCATGACAACACCTCTCTTGAGCCTGGAGGGGAGGCAGCCCCATGAGAGCTGTCCTGGTCTGGAGAAGCTCACTGAGCACTCTTGTCTTCCTGACTAGGCTGAGTAGGAGTGCAAAGTCACTCATTTCTCTGCACTCCCTTGGGACTACCTAAGATTCTT from Pongo pygmaeus isolate AG05252 chromosome 10, NHGRI_mPonPyg2-v2.0_pri, whole genome shotgun sequence harbors:
- the KRT3 gene encoding keratin, type II cytoskeletal 3 isoform X5, with the translated sequence MSRQASKTSGGGSQGFSGRSAVVSGSSRMSCVARSGGAGGGAYGFRSGAGGFGSRSLYNLGGNKSISISVAAGGSRAGGFGGGRSSCGFAGGYGGGFGGGYGGGFGGGSGPGGFPGGIQEVTINQSLLQPLNVEIDPQIGQVKAQEREQIKTLNNKFASFIDKVRFLEQQNKVLETKWNLLQQQGTSSISGTNNLEPLFENHINYLRSYLDNILGERGHLDSELKNMEDLVEDFKKKYEDEINKRTAAENEFVTLKKDVDSAYMNKVELQAKVDALIDEIDFLRTLYDAELSQMQSHISDTSVVLSMDNNRSLDLDSIIAEVRAQYEDITQRSKAEAEALYQTKLGELQTTAGRHGDDLRNTKSEIIELNRMIQRLRAEIESVKKQNANLQTAIAEAEQHGEMALKDANAKLQELQAALQQAKDDLARLLRDYQELMNVKLALDVEIATYCKLLEGEEYRMSGECPSAVSISVVSSSTTSASAGGYGGGYGGGLGGGLGGGFGAGGGSGSGFGRGGGGGIGGGIGGGIGGGFGGGSSSGFSGGSGFGSISGARYGVSGGGFSSASNRGGSIKFSQSSQSSQRYSR
- the KRT3 gene encoding keratin, type II cytoskeletal 3 isoform X1 is translated as MSRQASKTSGGGSQGFSGRSAVVSGSSRMSCVARSGGAGGGAYGFRSGAGGFGSRSLYNLGGNKSISISVAAGGSRAGGFGGGRSSCGFAGGYGGGFGGGYGGGFGGGRGMGGGFGGAGGSGGAGGFGGAGGFGGPGGFGGPGSFGSPGGFGPGGFPGGIQEVTINQSLLQPLNVEIDPQIGQVKAQEREQIKTLNNKFASFIDKVRFLEQQNKVLETKWNLLQQQGTSSISGTNNLEPLFENHINYLRSYLDNILGERGHLDSELKNMEDLVEDFKKKYEDEINKRTAAENEFVTLKKDVDSAYMNKVELQAKVDALIDEIDFLRTLYDAELSQMQSHISDTSVVLSMDNNRSLDLDSIIAEVRAQYEDITQRSKAEAEALYQTKLGELQTTAGRHGDDLRNTKSEIIELNRMIQRLRAEIESVKKQNANLQTAIAEAEQHGEMALKDANAKLQELQAALQQAKDDLARLLRDYQELMNVKLALDVEIATYCKLLEGEEYRMSGECPSAVSISVVSSSTTSASAGGYGGGYGGGLGGGLGGGFGAGGGSGSGFGRGGGGGIGGGIGGGIGGGFGGGSSSGFSGGSGFGSISGARYGVSGGGFSSASNRGGSIKFSQSSQSSQRYSR
- the KRT3 gene encoding keratin, type II cytoskeletal 3 isoform X4, with the translated sequence MSRQASKTSGGGSQGFSGRSAVVSGSSRMSCVARSGGAGGGAYGFRSGAGGFGSRSLYNLGGNKSISISVAAGGSRAGGFGGGRSSCGFAGGYGGGFGGGYGGGFGAGGFGGPGGFGGPGSFGSPGGFGPGGFPGGIQEVTINQSLLQPLNVEIDPQIGQVKAQEREQIKTLNNKFASFIDKVRFLEQQNKVLETKWNLLQQQGTSSISGTNNLEPLFENHINYLRSYLDNILGERGHLDSELKNMEDLVEDFKKKYEDEINKRTAAENEFVTLKKDVDSAYMNKVELQAKVDALIDEIDFLRTLYDAELSQMQSHISDTSVVLSMDNNRSLDLDSIIAEVRAQYEDITQRSKAEAEALYQTKLGELQTTAGRHGDDLRNTKSEIIELNRMIQRLRAEIESVKKQNANLQTAIAEAEQHGEMALKDANAKLQELQAALQQAKDDLARLLRDYQELMNVKLALDVEIATYCKLLEGEEYRMSGECPSAVSISVVSSSTTSASAGGYGGGYGGGLGGGLGGGFGAGGGSGSGFGRGGGGGIGGGIGGGIGGGFGGGSSSGFSGGSGFGSISGARYGVSGGGFSSASNRGGSIKFSQSSQSSQRYSR
- the KRT3 gene encoding keratin, type II cytoskeletal 3 isoform X3 is translated as MSRQASKTSGGGSQGFSGRSAVVSGSSRMSCVARSGGAGGGAYGFRSGAGGFGSRSLYNLGGNKSISISVAAGGYGGGFGGGYGGGFGGGRGMGGGFGGAGGSGGAGGFGGAGGFGGPGGFGGPGSFGSPGGFGPGGFPGGIQEVTINQSLLQPLNVEIDPQIGQVKAQEREQIKTLNNKFASFIDKVRFLEQQNKVLETKWNLLQQQGTSSISGTNNLEPLFENHINYLRSYLDNILGERGHLDSELKNMEDLVEDFKKKYEDEINKRTAAENEFVTLKKDVDSAYMNKVELQAKVDALIDEIDFLRTLYDAELSQMQSHISDTSVVLSMDNNRSLDLDSIIAEVRAQYEDITQRSKAEAEALYQTKLGELQTTAGRHGDDLRNTKSEIIELNRMIQRLRAEIESVKKQNANLQTAIAEAEQHGEMALKDANAKLQELQAALQQAKDDLARLLRDYQELMNVKLALDVEIATYCKLLEGEEYRMSGECPSAVSISVVSSSTTSASAGGYGGGYGGGLGGGLGGGFGAGGGSGSGFGRGGGGGIGGGIGGGIGGGFGGGSSSGFSGGSGFGSISGARYGVSGGGFSSASNRGGSIKFSQSSQSSQRYSR
- the KRT3 gene encoding keratin, type II cytoskeletal 3 isoform X6, with amino-acid sequence MSRQASKTSGGGSQGFSGRSAVVSGSSRMSCVARSGGAGGGAYGFRSGAGGFGSRSLYNLGGNKSISISVAAGGSRAGGFGGGFGSPGGFGPGGFPGGIQEVTINQSLLQPLNVEIDPQIGQVKAQEREQIKTLNNKFASFIDKVRFLEQQNKVLETKWNLLQQQGTSSISGTNNLEPLFENHINYLRSYLDNILGERGHLDSELKNMEDLVEDFKKKYEDEINKRTAAENEFVTLKKDVDSAYMNKVELQAKVDALIDEIDFLRTLYDAELSQMQSHISDTSVVLSMDNNRSLDLDSIIAEVRAQYEDITQRSKAEAEALYQTKLGELQTTAGRHGDDLRNTKSEIIELNRMIQRLRAEIESVKKQNANLQTAIAEAEQHGEMALKDANAKLQELQAALQQAKDDLARLLRDYQELMNVKLALDVEIATYCKLLEGEEYRMSGECPSAVSISVVSSSTTSASAGGYGGGYGGGLGGGLGGGFGAGGGSGSGFGRGGGGGIGGGIGGGIGGGFGGGSSSGFSGGSGFGSISGARYGVSGGGFSSASNRGGSIKFSQSSQSSQRYSR